A single uncultured Methanolobus sp. DNA region contains:
- a CDS encoding Lrp/AsnC family transcriptional regulator, producing MDEVDLAILEYLCKDSRMHSTEIATALDLATSTVHKRIEKMRETGIIKEFTVKVDTNEVGLNVTTFIGVNIEQSKRINIINRLKTIDDVLEVYELLEPYDLLLKVRTFDIHSLKENVLQALGNMDGIKDSQSILTTKCHKEKSCVILKK from the coding sequence ATGGATGAAGTTGATCTGGCTATATTAGAATACCTTTGCAAAGATTCCCGTATGCACAGCACTGAGATCGCAACAGCCCTTGACCTTGCGACATCCACTGTACATAAGAGAATTGAAAAAATGCGTGAAACGGGGATCATCAAGGAATTTACTGTTAAAGTTGATACCAATGAAGTCGGTCTTAACGTCACAACTTTTATTGGTGTTAATATTGAGCAGAGTAAGAGGATCAATATAATCAACCGTCTGAAAACTATCGACGACGTATTGGAAGTTTATGAATTGCTTGAGCCTTATGATCTGCTTTTGAAAGTGCGGACCTTTGATATTCATTCCCTGAAAGAAAATGTTCTGCAGGCATTGGGCAACATGGATGGCATAAAAGATTCTCAGAGTATACTGACAACAAAGTGCCATAAAGAAAAGAGTTGTGTGATCCTCAAAAAATAA
- the fpoA gene encoding F420H2 dehydrogenase subunit FpoA: protein MSGIIDISNIANSYIPVAIILIVALVMPPMTMLIVKILSPRSKSLAKYTTYEAGSLPVGTAMIQFNVEYYLYAIAFVLFDIEVLFLYPWATIFKGHGIEQIATAEMLVFIFVVLFGYVYLIKKEALKWMK from the coding sequence ATGTCAGGAATAATCGATATTAGTAACATAGCCAATAGTTACATACCGGTTGCAATTATTCTTATAGTGGCACTAGTGATGCCTCCTATGACTATGTTAATAGTGAAAATCTTAAGTCCTAGGAGTAAATCATTAGCAAAGTACACGACATATGAGGCAGGTTCCCTTCCAGTAGGAACCGCTATGATTCAATTCAATGTCGAGTATTATCTTTATGCCATTGCTTTTGTTCTCTTTGATATTGAAGTCCTTTTCCTTTATCCTTGGGCGACGATTTTCAAAGGACATGGTATTGAACAAATAGCAACCGCCGAAATGTTAGTCTTTATTTTTGTTGTATTGTTTGGCTACGTTTATCTGATCAAGAAGGAGGCTCTTAAATGGATGAAATAG
- the fpoI gene encoding F420H2 dehydrogenase subunit FpoI encodes MVIKNIITAVKNIYFGPPVTRMCPEEPTKLSDRFRGLQKLDKTKCIGCGICANTCPNNAIKIVRARINPESDKQRWFPAIDIGHCLFCGLCIDQCPKSALESSKVYLTGVIRWNHADLLFTPDMLAREVDIHAEEEAGEEVSRWTPQ; translated from the coding sequence ATGGTTATTAAAAATATCATAACAGCAGTAAAGAACATTTATTTCGGCCCTCCCGTTACAAGAATGTGCCCGGAAGAACCTACAAAACTTTCAGACAGGTTCAGAGGTTTACAAAAACTGGATAAAACGAAATGTATAGGCTGTGGAATATGTGCCAATACCTGTCCGAACAACGCTATTAAGATCGTAAGGGCACGTATCAATCCGGAGAGTGACAAGCAGAGATGGTTCCCTGCAATAGACATTGGTCACTGCCTGTTCTGTGGTCTTTGTATTGACCAGTGTCCAAAGAGTGCACTGGAAAGTTCAAAGGTATACCTGACAGGTGTAATTCGCTGGAACCATGCAGACCTTCTCTTTACACCGGACATGCTGGCAAGGGAAGTTGACATTCATGCTGAAGAAGAAGCTGGTGAAGAGGTGAGCAGATGGACGCCACAATAG
- the fpoK gene encoding F420H2 dehydrogenase subunit FpoK: MIPIALYLAVSAIIFSIGLYGLMTQRSGIRILMCVELMLNSANLNLVAFSSYHHDLTGQVFALFSIALAACEAAIGFAILMALYRMKDTISLDHINILRW, translated from the coding sequence ATGATACCAATTGCACTTTATCTTGCTGTTTCAGCAATAATCTTCTCCATAGGCCTCTATGGACTGATGACACAGCGCAGTGGTATTCGCATTCTCATGTGCGTGGAACTTATGCTTAACTCTGCAAACCTTAACCTTGTAGCATTCTCAAGCTACCACCATGATCTTACAGGACAGGTATTTGCACTGTTCTCCATCGCACTGGCAGCTTGTGAAGCAGCAATCGGCTTTGCTATACTGATGGCCCTTTACAGAATGAAGGATACGATCAGCCTTGACCATATTAACATACTGAGGTGGTAA
- the fpoC gene encoding F420H2 dehydrogenase subunit FpoC, translated as MDANSIISSLTGKFPEDICDTVIESDVRVCAKVKPENVVEVCRYLKDDLSFGHLCCEFGVDYPDRNEIEVIYVIGSYEHPVVLTMKAILPRDNPEVESVVPVYWNANWYERETYELFGVKYLNHPDLKPLVLPKEMLGEWPLRKDYKGFPNKTARNLV; from the coding sequence ATGGACGCTAATTCTATTATCTCTTCACTTACAGGCAAGTTCCCTGAAGACATCTGTGACACTGTCATAGAATCTGATGTAAGGGTCTGTGCTAAAGTGAAGCCTGAAAATGTAGTGGAAGTTTGCCGCTACCTCAAAGACGACCTGTCTTTCGGACACCTCTGCTGTGAATTCGGAGTTGACTATCCGGACAGAAATGAGATCGAAGTAATATACGTAATAGGTTCCTACGAACATCCGGTTGTCCTTACAATGAAGGCGATCCTTCCAAGGGACAATCCAGAAGTTGAATCAGTGGTGCCTGTTTACTGGAATGCTAATTGGTACGAAAGAGAAACGTACGAACTGTTTGGTGTGAAGTATCTTAACCACCCCGACCTAAAACCTCTTGTACTTCCAAAAGAGATGCTCGGCGAGTGGCCACTGCGTAAGGACTACAAAGGCTTCCCCAACAAGACAGCAAGGAATTTGGTGTGA
- the fpoL gene encoding F420H2 dehydrogenase subunit FpoL produces the protein MAVGDLAFLIPVLPALAFVLTFFFGKKLPTGGAIIPIAAIATSFIISLLITLNLLANPEEVVSYSYSWFAILNIGVLVDPLAAVMLTMVTFVSLLIHIYSTGYMSHDKAPSRYFAETALFTASMLGLILSDNILQLFICWELVGVCSYLLIGFWFEKPSAATAAKKAFLTTRIGDVMFLTGIIVLFSDLFKMFNGNVPDGVYILRFDEIFAHIPDLAAINSTIFGMEVSHITLITLLFFGGAVGKSGQFPLHVWLPDAMEGPTTVSALIHAATMVTAGVYLVARTFPMFITAPDSLMVVAYVGAFTALFAGTMGIVMNDLKRVLAYSTVSQLGYMMLGLGVGAAVGAEAVGISVFHLINHAFFKALLFLCAGSVIHAVGTHDMRQLGGVAKVMPITAATMIIASLALTGMGIPGTSIGTSGFFSKDAIIESAYLFGETTGTWLPYFFSIAAALLTSIYIFRLIFMTFYGKPRTDYGGHESPASMTIPLSILALFALVFGGLTATKFNTFVSETFVNNFVNVDIHELATLGGYHLAEHAGHEPLLVLWMPLIVALAGLVITFLIYGLRIVNMDSLVSRNNPIYKLLYNRYYQNAIFTNFISVKVIYEGFSFAGRAVDRGFDWTVKWFSDLTLEAGESLRQFQTGAVQNYATAVITGVSLLIILVKVVMEVL, from the coding sequence ATGGCAGTAGGAGATCTAGCATTTTTAATTCCGGTCCTGCCTGCACTTGCCTTTGTGCTGACCTTCTTCTTCGGGAAGAAACTGCCAACAGGCGGTGCAATAATTCCAATAGCAGCTATTGCTACATCATTTATAATTTCACTATTAATTACATTGAACTTGCTTGCAAACCCTGAAGAAGTTGTGAGTTATTCATACAGCTGGTTTGCCATACTCAACATAGGTGTCCTTGTTGACCCACTGGCAGCAGTTATGCTTACAATGGTCACATTCGTAAGTTTACTTATTCACATCTATTCAACAGGTTACATGTCACATGACAAAGCACCTTCCAGGTACTTTGCTGAGACTGCACTGTTTACAGCTTCAATGCTTGGTCTGATCCTTTCAGACAACATCCTCCAGCTCTTCATTTGCTGGGAGCTTGTGGGTGTATGTTCATACCTGCTTATCGGATTCTGGTTCGAGAAACCATCCGCTGCAACAGCAGCAAAGAAGGCTTTCCTGACAACCAGGATCGGTGACGTAATGTTCCTTACAGGTATCATTGTCCTGTTCTCAGACCTTTTCAAGATGTTCAACGGCAACGTCCCTGACGGTGTCTACATACTCAGGTTCGATGAGATCTTCGCTCACATTCCAGACCTTGCAGCGATCAACTCCACTATCTTTGGAATGGAGGTCAGCCACATCACTCTGATAACACTCCTGTTCTTCGGTGGTGCTGTTGGTAAGTCAGGTCAGTTCCCACTCCATGTGTGGCTCCCTGATGCAATGGAAGGTCCAACAACCGTTTCAGCTCTCATACACGCAGCAACAATGGTTACAGCCGGTGTCTATCTGGTTGCAAGAACATTCCCAATGTTTATCACAGCTCCTGATTCACTCATGGTTGTAGCATACGTAGGTGCTTTCACCGCATTGTTCGCAGGAACAATGGGTATTGTAATGAACGACCTTAAGCGTGTACTCGCATACTCCACCGTAAGTCAGCTCGGTTATATGATGCTCGGACTTGGTGTTGGTGCAGCAGTTGGTGCTGAAGCAGTCGGAATCTCAGTATTCCACCTGATCAACCACGCATTCTTCAAGGCTCTTCTCTTCCTGTGTGCAGGTAGTGTAATTCACGCAGTCGGTACACACGACATGAGACAGCTTGGAGGAGTTGCAAAGGTAATGCCAATAACAGCAGCAACAATGATCATTGCTTCACTGGCACTTACCGGAATGGGTATACCAGGTACATCAATCGGTACTAGTGGTTTCTTCAGTAAGGATGCGATCATCGAGAGCGCATACCTCTTCGGAGAGACAACCGGAACATGGTTACCATATTTCTTCTCTATCGCAGCAGCTCTGCTGACTTCAATCTATATCTTCAGGCTTATCTTCATGACATTCTACGGAAAGCCACGTACAGATTACGGAGGTCACGAGTCACCTGCATCAATGACAATCCCACTCTCAATACTTGCACTGTTTGCACTGGTCTTCGGTGGTCTTACCGCAACTAAGTTCAACACATTTGTAAGTGAGACATTCGTAAACAACTTCGTAAATGTGGATATACATGAGCTTGCAACCCTTGGTGGCTATCACCTTGCAGAACATGCAGGACATGAGCCATTGCTCGTCCTCTGGATGCCACTTATTGTAGCACTCGCAGGTCTTGTAATTACATTCCTGATCTACGGACTTAGGATTGTCAATATGGACAGCCTTGTTTCAAGAAACAACCCAATTTACAAACTCCTGTACAACAGGTACTACCAGAATGCAATATTCACCAACTTTATCTCAGTCAAGGTAATCTACGAAGGATTTTCCTTTGCAGGACGTGCAGTTGACAGAGGATTTGACTGGACAGTTAAATGGTTCAGTGACCTTACATTGGAAGCAGGTGAATCACTGCGTCAGTTCCAGACAGGAGCAGTACAGAATTATGCCACCGCAGTAATAACCGGAGTAAGTCTCCTGATTATTCTTGTTAAAGTGGTAATGGAGGTACTCTAA
- the fpoD gene encoding F420H2 dehydrogenase subunit FpoD: MDETVGPSEMIVHLGPQHPMMPGPFRLNAKLKGETVVDSEVEMGWIHKGIEKILESKTYLQGITIVDRICYLAAMTNEEAYVGCVEKLAGIEVPERAQYIRVIMEELSRLQSHLLGMGEYASFVGFVSMFMYTIRDREDVMSLIDSVTGARVTHSFLRYGGVKDDLPDGFKDDVKYVFGNLRKAIDNYEELYRTDAIYKARTKGIGVLTADVAKDLGVSGPPLRATGVAFDIRKDEPYLVYEDLDFKVCTQTDGDVYARVQVRLDEMRESMYIIEQCLDQIPSGPLFPEGTPYGKRSPVMRVPAGEVFHRVEDPRGEMGFYMVSDGSDKPYRVKIRGPVYPTLQTLPPLLKGVPVADIVAIAGSMDTCTSEVDR, encoded by the coding sequence ATGGATGAAACAGTTGGACCTTCTGAAATGATAGTACACCTTGGACCACAACACCCTATGATGCCAGGACCATTCAGGCTGAATGCAAAACTTAAGGGTGAGACCGTTGTGGACTCTGAGGTCGAGATGGGCTGGATCCACAAAGGAATTGAAAAGATCCTTGAAAGCAAGACATATCTTCAGGGCATTACTATTGTTGACAGGATATGCTACCTTGCAGCAATGACCAACGAGGAAGCTTATGTTGGTTGTGTTGAGAAGCTTGCAGGTATCGAAGTGCCAGAAAGAGCACAGTATATCCGTGTAATTATGGAAGAACTTTCCAGATTACAGAGCCACCTGCTCGGTATGGGAGAATATGCTTCCTTTGTAGGCTTTGTAAGTATGTTCATGTATACCATCAGGGACAGAGAAGACGTGATGTCTCTTATTGACTCCGTAACCGGAGCACGTGTCACACACAGTTTCCTGCGTTATGGTGGTGTAAAGGACGACCTTCCTGACGGATTCAAGGACGATGTAAAATATGTCTTTGGAAACCTGAGAAAGGCTATTGATAATTATGAGGAACTGTACAGGACCGATGCTATCTACAAGGCAAGAACAAAGGGTATAGGAGTTCTTACCGCAGATGTTGCAAAGGATCTTGGAGTATCAGGACCACCACTCAGGGCAACAGGTGTTGCTTTTGATATTCGTAAGGATGAGCCTTATCTTGTTTACGAAGATCTTGATTTCAAGGTATGCACACAGACCGATGGTGATGTCTACGCAAGGGTCCAGGTACGTCTGGATGAAATGCGTGAAAGCATGTACATAATCGAGCAGTGTCTTGACCAGATCCCATCAGGGCCACTTTTCCCGGAGGGAACTCCATATGGAAAGAGGTCACCTGTAATGAGAGTCCCGGCCGGAGAGGTTTTCCACCGTGTTGAAGACCCAAGAGGAGAAATGGGATTCTATATGGTATCCGATGGTTCAGACAAACCATATCGTGTAAAGATAAGAGGACCTGTGTATCCGACACTTCAGACCCTGCCACCACTTCTCAAAGGAGTGCCAGTTGCAGATATCGTTGCAATTGCCGGTAGTATGGACACATGTACCAGTGAGGTTGACAGGTGA
- a CDS encoding DUF22 domain-containing protein, with product MKKEVIQVVSRDNGELTSRKVKAAPYEFTIATRAKWEMVISDEDMEIRAGEFKKVNVKEIYLDPDMVALPCTFSHHAVVSLIKVGAKGGAKPVDSERVINSAYVIGQESGRIREGDLLAVLNIFPIMFTREAMTPRSL from the coding sequence ATGAAGAAAGAAGTGATCCAGGTAGTTTCAAGGGATAATGGGGAATTGACATCCAGAAAAGTAAAGGCTGCACCGTATGAATTTACTATCGCAACCCGTGCAAAATGGGAAATGGTGATATCCGATGAGGATATGGAGATCCGTGCAGGCGAATTCAAGAAGGTGAATGTGAAAGAGATTTATCTGGATCCTGACATGGTGGCACTTCCGTGTACTTTTTCACACCATGCTGTTGTTTCTCTGATCAAGGTCGGTGCAAAAGGTGGTGCAAAGCCTGTGGACAGTGAGCGTGTCATCAATTCTGCTTATGTTATCGGGCAGGAAAGTGGAAGGATCAGGGAAGGCGATCTTCTTGCAGTTCTTAATATATTCCCTATCATGTTCACTCGTGAAGCAATGACACCACGTTCTCTTTAA
- a CDS encoding NADH-quinone oxidoreductase subunit J — protein sequence MDATIGSIIELIVFAILALVSIVFAIFVVTAKDVVRAAIALVVTMSIVAAFYILLNAQFLGVVQVLVYIGAVGVLILFAVMLTKKELGPDAE from the coding sequence ATGGACGCCACAATAGGCTCAATAATTGAATTGATCGTCTTTGCGATCCTTGCTCTTGTATCGATAGTGTTCGCAATATTTGTTGTGACAGCTAAAGACGTAGTCAGGGCAGCTATTGCACTGGTAGTAACAATGTCTATTGTTGCAGCATTCTATATACTGCTCAATGCTCAGTTCCTTGGAGTAGTCCAGGTGCTGGTATACATTGGTGCAGTAGGTGTATTGATACTATTCGCTGTAATGCTTACTAAGAAGGAGTTGGGTCCAGATGCTGAATAA
- the fpoJ gene encoding F420H2 dehydrogenase subunit FpoJ, whose translation MLNKEISFTAMDVITSVYNYLKPRVFGMFIAALFLAIIIVSVAFTSWPTMDQLPQDVADQSNIQGIGLLIFQDFVIPFEILSIVLLSSLMGAIYMAKGDDNK comes from the coding sequence ATGCTGAATAAAGAGATATCATTTACAGCAATGGATGTTATCACATCAGTGTATAACTACCTTAAACCACGAGTATTTGGAATGTTCATCGCAGCTTTGTTCCTGGCAATTATCATTGTGTCAGTAGCATTTACAAGCTGGCCTACAATGGATCAGCTTCCACAGGATGTTGCTGACCAGAGTAATATTCAGGGTATTGGATTGCTGATATTCCAGGATTTCGTGATTCCGTTCGAAATACTATCAATCGTACTGTTGTCCTCATTGATGGGTGCCATTTACATGGCAAAAGGAGATGATAACAAATGA
- the fpoM gene encoding F(420)H(2) dehydrogenase subunit M encodes MMPILSMIVLIPLIFAALALFTKTKEQARVIALAGTVIVLLLTVYMYFNFDSTIADNQFEELAQWVPSLGITYHLGVDGIAMPLILLNAIVLPFLVLFTWNDDRKSPNKFYACILATEGAVIGVFTALDFFLFYIFWELTLVPLFFMVSIWGGPNKHSAAIKFFIYTHVASLVMLLGIFGLYFAAWDMTGTPTLDIPTLISQFQFIESGAVKDMIFLALLFGFIVKIPSFPFHSWQPDAYTEAPTAGSVLFVMLKIGGYGLFKVMLPMLPFTASPNLMITIMAALGSVSVLYGAFLALSQKDLKRMVAYSSVSHMGYVTLGAAGLVSLSVSGAMFQQFSHGLIMSVMFMSCGIIKNTTGTRIINDLGGLAQKMPKLAVIMVMTFMASLGLPGLSGFIAEVSVLAGSFVNLPSYVIIAVSAIVITAAYHLWALQRAMFGVYNEKLGTVADIDTFQTVSMGVIAILVLYFGLNPSPVLDMMLTNSDQIVSLMAAMGV; translated from the coding sequence ATGATGCCGATACTTTCAATGATCGTGCTGATACCTCTGATATTCGCAGCACTTGCATTATTCACAAAAACAAAGGAACAGGCAAGAGTAATAGCACTTGCCGGTACTGTTATCGTACTGTTACTTACAGTATACATGTACTTTAACTTCGACAGCACTATAGCAGATAACCAGTTCGAGGAACTTGCACAGTGGGTGCCATCACTTGGAATAACCTACCACCTCGGTGTTGACGGAATCGCAATGCCATTGATTCTTCTCAATGCAATTGTACTTCCTTTCCTTGTTCTCTTCACATGGAACGATGACAGGAAATCACCAAACAAGTTCTATGCATGCATACTCGCAACAGAGGGTGCAGTAATCGGTGTATTCACCGCACTGGACTTCTTCCTGTTCTATATATTCTGGGAACTTACACTCGTACCGCTCTTCTTTATGGTGAGCATATGGGGAGGACCCAACAAACACAGCGCAGCAATTAAGTTCTTTATCTATACACACGTGGCGTCCCTTGTGATGCTGCTAGGTATATTCGGACTTTACTTCGCAGCATGGGACATGACAGGAACTCCAACGTTGGATATACCAACGCTCATCAGCCAGTTCCAGTTCATAGAATCCGGCGCAGTAAAGGATATGATATTCCTTGCACTGCTCTTCGGTTTCATTGTCAAGATTCCAAGTTTCCCATTCCACTCATGGCAACCAGATGCATATACTGAGGCACCAACTGCCGGCAGTGTGCTCTTTGTCATGCTCAAGATTGGTGGATACGGTCTCTTTAAGGTCATGCTTCCAATGTTGCCATTTACAGCATCACCAAACCTGATGATTACCATCATGGCAGCTCTTGGTTCAGTAAGTGTACTTTACGGTGCATTCCTTGCACTCTCACAGAAAGACCTCAAGAGAATGGTTGCATATTCCAGTGTAAGCCACATGGGCTACGTCACACTCGGTGCAGCCGGTCTGGTTTCACTATCCGTTTCCGGAGCAATGTTCCAGCAGTTCTCACACGGACTTATCATGAGTGTAATGTTCATGTCATGTGGTATTATCAAGAACACAACAGGCACAAGGATCATCAACGACCTTGGCGGACTTGCACAGAAGATGCCAAAACTGGCAGTCATCATGGTAATGACATTCATGGCATCCCTTGGACTTCCAGGTCTCAGTGGTTTCATTGCTGAAGTATCCGTACTTGCAGGAAGCTTTGTGAACCTGCCATCTTATGTGATAATCGCAGTATCAGCTATCGTGATCACTGCAGCATATCACCTGTGGGCTCTTCAGAGGGCAATGTTTGGTGTCTACAATGAGAAACTCGGTACAGTTGCAGACATTGATACCTTCCAGACAGTTTCAATGGGAGTTATTGCAATACTTGTACTGTACT
- the fpoH gene encoding F420H2 dehydrogenase subunit FpoH, translating to MMMDIEAIIFNPILRAILGLCLMGVIFTGACVAIWFERKLSGDIQQRYGPMRVGPHGLLQLAADAIKLFTKEDIIPKNTDRILFTSAPILLLMSVFMMLVAIPFGAIIFDGQTYPIAATDMDISVLYIEAMSAITIIGAFMVAYSANNKFAVLGAFRNFARMIGYEVPLGICVVSVAIMAGSLNIIDIAEAQSPLWFIIMQPIGFIVFFIAIMADMGRLPFDQNESEEELIAGWITEYSSMRFGYVFFAEYIHLILGSMLITLLFLGGWNLPAFLTDITILGIILPTVFYALKVCLVILTIIMIRWAVPRFRIDQVVDLSWKKLLPFALLNLGWVIGLGLLGVY from the coding sequence ATGATGATGGATATAGAAGCAATAATCTTCAACCCTATCTTAAGGGCAATTCTTGGTCTCTGTCTGATGGGTGTCATATTTACAGGCGCCTGTGTAGCTATATGGTTTGAGCGTAAACTCTCTGGTGACATCCAGCAGAGGTACGGTCCTATGAGAGTAGGTCCACACGGATTACTCCAGCTCGCTGCAGATGCTATCAAGCTATTTACGAAAGAAGATATCATACCAAAGAATACTGACAGAATATTATTCACTTCAGCCCCAATTCTTCTGCTGATGTCTGTTTTCATGATGCTTGTTGCAATTCCGTTTGGTGCTATCATCTTTGATGGTCAGACCTATCCAATTGCAGCAACTGATATGGATATCAGTGTTCTTTACATTGAAGCCATGTCCGCTATCACTATAATAGGTGCTTTCATGGTTGCATACAGTGCAAACAACAAGTTTGCAGTTCTTGGTGCTTTCAGGAACTTTGCACGTATGATAGGATACGAAGTCCCTCTTGGGATCTGTGTTGTAAGTGTTGCCATCATGGCAGGTTCACTTAACATTATAGACATCGCTGAGGCTCAGAGTCCATTGTGGTTCATTATAATGCAGCCAATTGGTTTTATTGTATTCTTCATTGCAATTATGGCTGATATGGGCCGTCTTCCTTTTGACCAGAACGAGTCAGAAGAAGAACTCATTGCAGGATGGATCACCGAGTACTCAAGTATGAGATTCGGTTATGTTTTCTTTGCAGAATATATTCACCTTATCCTTGGTTCAATGCTCATTACGCTCTTGTTCCTTGGTGGATGGAATCTCCCTGCATTCCTGACTGATATAACAATCCTTGGTATAATCCTCCCAACTGTCTTCTATGCGTTGAAGGTATGTCTGGTAATTCTTACAATTATCATGATCAGATGGGCAGTTCCAAGGTTCAGGATCGATCAGGTAGTAGATCTGAGCTGGAAAAAACTTTTGCCATTCGCCCTCCTCAACCTTGGATGGGTAATTGGACTTGGTCTGCTGGGGGTGTACTAG
- a CDS encoding 4Fe-4S binding protein — protein sequence MKVNKNCVGCGQCAAFCKFGAIEIRGKASFTSACIECRACAAYCPVKAIEA from the coding sequence ATGAAAGTAAACAAAAACTGTGTAGGATGTGGCCAATGTGCTGCTTTTTGTAAATTCGGAGCCATTGAGATCAGAGGAAAAGCAAGTTTTACTTCTGCCTGCATCGAGTGCAGGGCATGTGCCGCATACTGCCCGGTTAAAGCAATAGAGGCATAG
- the fpoB gene encoding F(420)H(2) dehydrogenase subunit B, with protein MDEIEQTEVEQNEVLDVGYTDVPGTMVADSNAICDFLKKTKVQDVLNWGRKNSLWFMVNAMGCCGVELLATGMAHYDTDRFGIIPRNSPRHADVMIISGYVTKKYLPALKRIWDQMPAPKWVICFGDCAISGGPFYESYSTHQNVDDVFPVDVFIPGCPPRCEALIQGFVELQKKIEAKKDKGTDY; from the coding sequence ATGGATGAAATAGAGCAGACGGAAGTCGAACAGAATGAAGTCCTTGACGTTGGATATACTGACGTTCCAGGTACGATGGTTGCAGACTCAAACGCTATCTGTGATTTTCTTAAGAAAACAAAGGTTCAGGATGTTTTGAACTGGGGACGTAAAAACTCTTTGTGGTTCATGGTAAATGCAATGGGTTGCTGTGGTGTAGAGCTGCTTGCTACAGGTATGGCTCACTACGACACTGACCGTTTTGGTATTATCCCACGTAATTCCCCAAGACATGCTGACGTAATGATCATCAGTGGTTATGTAACAAAGAAATACCTTCCAGCTCTGAAAAGGATCTGGGACCAGATGCCTGCACCTAAATGGGTAATCTGTTTTGGAGACTGTGCTATCAGCGGTGGTCCTTTCTATGAATCATACAGTACCCACCAGAATGTTGATGATGTCTTCCCGGTAGATGTTTTTATTCCAGGATGTCCTCCAAGATGTGAAGCTCTTATTCAGGGTTTTGTTGAGCTTCAGAAGAAGATCGAAGCAAAGAAGGACAAAGGTACTGATTACTGA